In the genome of Calditrichota bacterium, the window TGAAGAAGGTCGCGTATCGTGCAGGCTTTCGCTACGGCCGCCTGCCTTTGCTTACAGGCGATGGCCGGCAACTCTGGGAGTATGCCTTCACCATTGGCTGGGGGCTGCCCTTCTTCTCCTTTCTCGGGCGCGTAGACGTGGCCTACGAGTGGGCCTTCAGAGGCTCGTTACCCGATGATCCCGTGAAAGAGCGGACGCATCGTCTCCTCGTCAGCGTTGCCGGTGCCGAGCGCTGGTTCCAGCGCCAATAGAGCAGATAGACGGCCCGCAACGCCGGCACCAAATATTGCTTGCTTTTGTTTCCGATTTTTCGCAAATTTCGCACCTGAGTCTGGGAAAGCAACGAGGATTTAGCTGGAGGAGGACTTGGCAGTGAAGAGAACAGTCCTTGTGCGCAGCATCGGGGCGGCGGTCGCTTCGGCAGCGCTCATCGGTTGGGTGTGCAGCCTGGCGCTCTGGTCGGGATGCGCCGCTACCGGTCCAAAAGTCTCGCCGGAAGAGGAGGCGGCCCGCCGCAAGGCGATCCAGGATTCGATCCGGGCCGCACAGCGCCTGGAGATTCTCAAGAAGTGGAGCCTGGGCTACGAGCACTACAAGAACAAGAGCTACCGCGACGCCATCCCTCATCTGTGGAAGGTCATTGAGCTTGATACGGCCCAACACGAGATGAAGGAGGTCTATACTGTTCTCGGCGATGCCTACATCAAGCTCAATGTTCCGGACAGCGCTTTGATCGTCTATGAGCTGGGCGTGCGGGTATTCCCCCAGAATGCCCACCTTCACCGCAGCCTCGGCTATCTGTATGCGGTCATCGGCAGGGTGCCCGAGGCGATCCGGCAATACGAAGAAGCCTTGGAGATTGAACCCGATGCAATAAACGACCGCAGGGCCTTGGCCGCGTTGTACGTGAAGGCAGAAAATGTCGAAGGCGCCATCCTTCAGCTCGAAAAGGTCCTGCAACAAGATCCCAGCGACAAGCAGAGCCAGGAGACGTTGAGCTCGCTTTACCGGGCAAGCGGCGACGAAATGGGGTACGTGCAGGCCTTGGAAAAGGCACATCAGCTTGATCCGGAAAACACAGAGACCATGCTGAGGCTGGGAAAGGCCTATTACGACCGCAACGAGAACCAGAAAGCGGTGGCGATTTTCCAGAAGCTTTTGCAGAAGACACCCGATGACACCTACGTGATGGAACTGCAAGCGGGGGCTTTGCAGAACA includes:
- a CDS encoding tetratricopeptide repeat protein, whose product is MKRTVLVRSIGAAVASAALIGWVCSLALWSGCAATGPKVSPEEEAARRKAIQDSIRAAQRLEILKKWSLGYEHYKNKSYRDAIPHLWKVIELDTAQHEMKEVYTVLGDAYIKLNVPDSALIVYELGVRVFPQNAHLHRSLGYLYAVIGRVPEAIRQYEEALEIEPDAINDRRALAALYVKAENVEGAILQLEKVLQQDPSDKQSQETLSSLYRASGDEMGYVQALEKAHQLDPENTETMLRLGKAYYDRNENQKAVAIFQKLLQKTPDDTYVMELQAGALQNMKKFKEAIAVYDKILALRPDNKRAYCEQASCYKELGQFTKARALARKASSLDPSYGYAYFVAGEIYEAAVDACMTQRGERSPKFDDKLVYWFAYEEYRKALQDLEMRDYAQRRMDYLKNLIPTEDDIFFHKDEWAKKRTRVDCYQWIY